A window from Cellulomonas sp. C5510 encodes these proteins:
- a CDS encoding sensor histidine kinase, protein MSTSQPTAPVSRTAELARGALWRPGVMARTWRETGYLALALLLAPFAFAHAVLAVVLPPSLAVTVLGLFVAGWVVVAGRAWGGLYRGMARGMLGVAVAPPLPRRRVRGFWRRAGALLGDGAGWRALAFGALSLPLAVVSFSVSVAFLAIALGGTTHWFWYRWLPAQEGPDGRMHRGAQLADGYFVDTPLRQWILIAIGLVALLVWHRMTLAFGHLFRLLSAALLGPSAASLRVQFLEQSRGAAVTDADARLRRIERDLHDGTQARLVAVAMQIGDARERLAGAGADPDGAEALGLLDEAHGALKDTLVELRDIARGIHPPALDDGLAVALATLASRCPVPVAVEVDLPGRPAPEVETIAYFAVAELLTNVVRHSGATAASVRADVVDGALRVRVRDDGCGGARFALPGASGGSGLAGLSDRVATVDGSVDVDSPAGGPTVVTVHLPLSVTP, encoded by the coding sequence ATGTCCACCAGCCAGCCGACCGCTCCGGTCTCCCGCACCGCCGAGCTCGCCCGAGGCGCGCTCTGGCGCCCGGGGGTGATGGCCAGGACGTGGCGCGAGACGGGGTACCTCGCGCTGGCGCTGCTGCTCGCGCCGTTCGCGTTCGCGCACGCGGTGCTCGCGGTCGTGCTGCCGCCGTCGCTGGCGGTGACCGTGCTCGGGCTGTTCGTCGCCGGCTGGGTCGTCGTCGCGGGCCGCGCGTGGGGCGGGCTCTACCGGGGGATGGCCCGGGGGATGCTCGGCGTCGCGGTGGCGCCACCGCTGCCCCGCCGCAGGGTGCGCGGCTTCTGGCGCCGTGCGGGCGCGCTGCTCGGCGACGGTGCGGGGTGGCGTGCGCTGGCCTTCGGTGCCCTGTCCCTGCCGCTCGCCGTCGTGTCGTTCAGCGTCTCCGTGGCGTTCCTCGCGATCGCGCTCGGAGGCACCACGCACTGGTTCTGGTACCGCTGGCTCCCCGCCCAGGAGGGCCCGGACGGCCGGATGCACCGCGGGGCCCAGCTGGCCGACGGCTACTTCGTCGACACTCCGCTGCGGCAGTGGATCCTCATCGCGATCGGGCTCGTGGCGCTGCTGGTGTGGCACCGGATGACGCTCGCGTTCGGGCACCTGTTCCGGCTGCTCAGCGCCGCGCTTCTCGGGCCGAGCGCCGCGAGCCTCCGGGTGCAGTTCCTCGAGCAGAGCCGCGGGGCCGCCGTCACGGACGCCGACGCCCGGCTGCGCCGCATCGAGCGGGACCTGCACGACGGCACGCAGGCGCGGCTCGTCGCCGTCGCGATGCAGATCGGGGACGCCCGCGAGCGGCTGGCGGGTGCCGGCGCGGACCCCGACGGCGCTGAGGCGCTCGGACTGCTCGACGAGGCGCACGGTGCCCTCAAGGACACCCTCGTCGAGCTCCGGGACATCGCCCGCGGCATCCACCCGCCGGCGCTCGACGACGGGCTCGCGGTCGCGCTGGCGACGCTCGCCTCCCGGTGCCCGGTGCCCGTCGCGGTCGAGGTCGACCTCCCCGGCCGCCCCGCGCCCGAGGTCGAGACCATCGCGTACTTCGCCGTCGCGGAGCTGCTGACGAACGTCGTGCGGCACTCCGGTGCCACCGCCGCCTCCGTCCGCGCCGACGTCGTCGACGGCGCGCTGCGGGTGCGGGTGCGCGACGACGGCTGCGGCGGGGCGCGGTTCGCGCTGCCCGGTGCCTCCGGCGGTTCCGGGCTGGCGGGCCTGTCCGACCGGGTCGCGACGGTGGACGGGTCGGTGGACGTCGACAGCCCCGCCGGCGGGCCTACGGTGGTCACCGTGCACCTGCCGCTGAGCGTGACCCCATGA
- a CDS encoding glycine betaine/L-proline ABC transporter ATP-binding protein codes for MTGLRVEGVYKVFGRRPGEAVKRLRDGASRDDVRPWGTAAVIDADLEIRAGETFVVMGLSGSGKSTLIRMLNGLLKPTAGRVLLDDDDLGAVSPAQLRSIRQRKVSMVFQHFALLPHRTVRDNAAYPLALQGVDREQSRARADEALAMVGLDQWGDSLPHELSGGMRQRVGLARALAADTDVLLMDEAFSALDPLIRREMQDQLLELQQSLGKTIVFITHDLNEAMYLGDRIAMMRDGRVVQVGTSEQILSAPADDYVAQFIADVDRTRVLTASSVMRRPAAVAFAAGGPRLALRTMRDAQVAAAYVVDRSRVLHGIVRDADAVEATRAGRETLDGVIDTSLTSVSVDTPLAEVFAPAAESPLPVPVTDDKGRLVGVIPRATLLEAMVPADTGTPPRGTPTADQRQAAPGAAPDETGGSPEAPADATTAAPSAGRHDEEVTA; via the coding sequence GTGACCGGACTGCGCGTCGAGGGCGTGTACAAGGTGTTCGGGCGACGACCCGGCGAGGCCGTGAAGCGGCTGAGGGACGGTGCGTCCCGCGACGACGTGCGCCCCTGGGGCACGGCGGCGGTGATCGACGCCGACCTGGAGATCCGGGCCGGCGAGACGTTCGTCGTCATGGGCCTGTCGGGCTCCGGCAAGTCGACGCTGATCCGCATGCTGAACGGGCTGCTGAAGCCCACAGCGGGCCGCGTGCTGCTGGACGACGACGACCTGGGCGCCGTCAGCCCGGCCCAGCTCCGCAGCATCCGGCAGCGCAAGGTGAGCATGGTGTTCCAGCACTTCGCGCTGCTGCCCCACCGCACGGTGCGGGACAACGCCGCGTACCCGCTCGCGCTCCAGGGTGTGGACCGGGAGCAGAGCCGTGCCCGCGCCGACGAGGCGCTGGCGATGGTCGGCCTGGACCAGTGGGGCGACTCGCTCCCCCACGAGCTGTCGGGCGGCATGCGGCAGCGCGTCGGCCTGGCGCGCGCCCTGGCCGCCGACACCGACGTGCTGCTCATGGACGAAGCGTTCTCCGCCCTGGACCCGCTGATCCGCCGTGAGATGCAGGACCAGCTCCTGGAGCTGCAGCAGTCGCTCGGCAAGACGATCGTGTTCATCACCCACGACCTCAACGAGGCCATGTACCTGGGCGACCGCATCGCGATGATGCGCGACGGCCGGGTCGTGCAGGTCGGCACGAGCGAGCAGATCCTGTCCGCGCCGGCCGACGACTACGTCGCGCAGTTCATCGCCGACGTGGACCGCACCCGGGTGCTCACCGCCTCGTCGGTGATGCGGCGCCCGGCCGCCGTGGCGTTCGCCGCCGGCGGCCCCCGCCTCGCGCTGCGGACGATGCGCGACGCGCAGGTCGCCGCGGCGTACGTGGTGGACCGGTCCCGCGTGCTGCACGGCATCGTGCGCGACGCCGACGCGGTGGAGGCGACCCGCGCGGGCCGCGAGACGCTCGACGGCGTGATCGACACGAGCCTCACGTCGGTCTCGGTCGACACGCCGCTGGCCGAGGTGTTCGCCCCCGCGGCCGAGTCGCCGCTGCCCGTGCCGGTCACCGACGACAAGGGCCGCCTGGTCGGGGTGATCCCCCGGGCGACCCTGCTCGAGGCGATGGTCCCGGCCGACACCGGCACCCCGCCCCGGGGCACGCCGACCGCCGACCAGCGCCAGGCGGCGCCGGGGGCCGCCCCTGACGAGACAGGCGGCTCCCCCGAGGCGCCCGCCGACGCCACCACCGCCGCCCCCTCCGCGGGCCGCCACGACGAGGAGGTGACCGCGTGA
- a CDS encoding proline/glycine betaine ABC transporter permease: protein MPRLPLGEAVETAIDWVTTTFDAVFAAIKTVFEGAYDGLDTALSGPPFWFIAVALALVALFAKGWKLAVGTLVGLVVVAGVDQWGNAMDTLALVLLASVVALVIAVPLGIWAARDDRVSRTVRPVLDFMQTMPAFVYLIPTVVIFRVGVVPGIVATVIFAMAPGVRFTELGLRQVDREVVEAGHAFGSTEGRILRQIQLPLAMPTIMAGVNQVIMLALSMVVISGMAGAPGLGRDVVQALQRVNVSLGFEAGLSVVILAIFLDRVTSALGTRSRTARAVAAAARA, encoded by the coding sequence ATGCCGCGACTGCCGCTCGGCGAGGCCGTCGAGACCGCCATCGACTGGGTGACCACCACGTTCGACGCGGTGTTCGCCGCGATCAAGACGGTGTTCGAGGGCGCCTACGACGGTCTCGACACCGCGCTGAGCGGCCCGCCGTTCTGGTTCATCGCGGTGGCGCTCGCCCTGGTGGCGCTGTTCGCGAAGGGCTGGAAGCTCGCCGTCGGGACCCTGGTCGGCCTCGTCGTCGTGGCGGGCGTCGACCAGTGGGGCAACGCCATGGACACCCTCGCGCTCGTGCTGCTGGCCTCCGTGGTCGCGCTGGTGATCGCCGTGCCGCTCGGCATCTGGGCGGCGCGGGACGACCGGGTCTCGCGCACCGTGCGACCGGTGCTGGACTTCATGCAGACCATGCCGGCGTTCGTCTACCTGATCCCGACGGTCGTCATCTTCCGCGTCGGGGTCGTCCCGGGCATCGTCGCCACCGTGATCTTCGCGATGGCCCCGGGCGTCCGGTTCACCGAGCTCGGTCTGCGGCAGGTCGACCGCGAGGTCGTCGAGGCCGGGCACGCCTTCGGGTCCACCGAGGGCCGCATCCTCCGGCAGATCCAGCTCCCGCTGGCGATGCCGACCATCATGGCCGGCGTCAACCAGGTGATCATGCTCGCCCTGTCGATGGTGGTCATCTCCGGCATGGCCGGCGCACCGGGTCTCGGCCGCGACGTCGTCCAGGCGCTGCAGCGCGTCAACGTGTCGCTCGGCTTCGAGGCCGGCCTGTCGGTCGTGATCCTCGCGATCTTCCTGGACCGCGTCACCTCGGCGCTCGGCACCCGGTCCCGCACGGCCCGGGCCGTCGC